ACAGCAGTTGGCCAACGCGGCCCTCGGCCTCACCGGTGAAGCCGGTGAAGTGGCGGAGATCATCAAGAAGCATCTCTATCACGCCACGCCGCTCGACCAGGACGCGTTGGTGAAGGAACTGGGCGACTGTCTCTGGTACCTCGGCGCCTTTGCCACCGTACAGGGACTTTCGCTCGACGACATCGCGCAGCGCAACATCGAGAAGCTGCGGCGGCGCTATCCGGAGGGATTTGATCCCGAGCGGAGTCGTAACCGGAGCGAGTGACTGGCGGCCCCTTCGTCGACCGCGTCAACGCAGGAACGACCGACCGTCCCAGGGCTGTGTGTGCGGAATGCGCAGCAGATCGAGGGCACTGGGCACGACATCCGTCGTGCGTTGCGGCTGTCGCTGCACGGGCAGGTCGAGCAGCAGGGGGACGTCCATCTGTTCGCGCAGCAGGGCCCCGTGTGTTGAGCGGTGGGCCACCGGTTCGTATCGCGCGCGCAAATCCCAGCCGGCACTCGCCGAGACAATGATGTCGCCGCTGCGTGGTGCCGGCGCCAACAGCGCCAGTTGCACGACGGCGTCGGGATAGGGTGAACGCGTCGTGAGTTCCCAGGCCGCGTCGCGATCGAGATCGGCATGGCTGCCGCCCAGTTGCAGCGGGTCGCC
This window of the Gemmatimonas sp. UBA7669 genome carries:
- a CDS encoding nucleoside triphosphate pyrophosphohydrolase family protein, which codes for MHLDEYQQLAARTLGRDRTHEQQLANAALGLTGEAGEVAEIIKKHLYHATPLDQDALVKELGDCLWYLGAFATVQGLSLDDIAQRNIEKLRRRYPEGFDPERSRNRSE